In the Streptomyces fradiae ATCC 10745 = DSM 40063 genome, one interval contains:
- a CDS encoding VOC family protein: protein MAADLNHTVVHASDRTASAHFLAGILGLEVGAPFGPFLPVDTGNGVTLDFYAADGPIASQHYAFLVPDEEFDTMIGRLEAAGVTYYADPHHNEPGRTNSLFGGRGAYFEDPDGHNMEIITRPYARPA, encoded by the coding sequence ATGGCCGCCGATCTCAACCACACCGTCGTCCACGCGTCCGACAGGACGGCCTCCGCGCACTTCCTCGCCGGCATCCTCGGCCTGGAGGTCGGGGCGCCCTTCGGGCCGTTCCTCCCCGTCGACACCGGCAACGGCGTGACGCTGGACTTCTACGCCGCCGACGGGCCCATCGCCTCGCAGCACTACGCGTTCCTCGTGCCCGACGAGGAGTTCGACACGATGATCGGCCGGCTGGAGGCGGCCGGCGTCACGTACTACGCCGACCCGCACCACAACGAGCCCGGCCGGACCAACAGCCTCTTCGGCGGCCGGGGCGCCTACTTCGAGGACCCCGACGGGCACAACATGGAGATCATCACGCGCCCGTACGCGCGCCCCGCCTGA
- a CDS encoding nuclear transport factor 2 family protein: MQEDRPPRPPFDRDAALIKVQAAEDAWNTRDPERVALAYTPDSVWRNRDVFLEGREEIVAFLTRKWERERDYALRKSLWAYDGDRIAVRFQYEWRDAEDRWWRAYGNELWEFDERGLMRRREASINDTPIAEADRRIRGPRRADERGSGIPLR; the protein is encoded by the coding sequence GTGCAGGAAGATCGTCCGCCTCGTCCGCCGTTCGACCGCGACGCGGCGCTGATCAAGGTCCAGGCCGCCGAGGACGCGTGGAACACCCGCGATCCGGAGCGGGTCGCGCTCGCCTACACGCCGGACTCGGTGTGGCGGAACAGGGACGTGTTCCTCGAGGGCCGCGAGGAGATCGTCGCCTTCCTGACCCGCAAGTGGGAGCGGGAGCGGGACTACGCGTTGCGCAAGAGCCTCTGGGCGTACGACGGCGACCGCATCGCCGTCCGCTTCCAGTACGAGTGGCGCGACGCGGAGGACCGGTGGTGGCGCGCCTACGGCAACGAGCTGTGGGAGTTCGACGAGCGCGGCCTCATGCGGCGGCGCGAGGCGAGCATCAACGACACGCCCATCGCCGAGGCCGACCGGCGCATCCGCGGCCCCCGGCGGGCGGACGAGCGCGGGTCCGGCATCCCGCTCCGGTAG
- a CDS encoding bleomycin resistance protein: protein MGELTIPVLPCRTLEPVLDFYTALGFDVTFRQSSPNPYAVVSRGAVQLHFFGMRRYEPAASYSTCVLRTDDVDALHEAFRAGLKAAYGRVPTRGLPRLGALRTASHGVRQFLMTDPGGNCVRVAQDLGGDQHHRPAPPGAVARALHQAALFADSREDPAAAARVLDRVLDRVPGPVPGRTRDAAGPEPSGTEPAGPEPSGTEPAGPEPADPAAPRPTAVELLRLLVLRADVARRLGDERTAADALARARAVALDGAGRREARDDLRRLRELEED, encoded by the coding sequence ATGGGAGAGCTGACGATTCCGGTCCTGCCGTGCCGGACCCTTGAGCCCGTACTCGACTTCTACACCGCGCTCGGCTTCGACGTGACGTTCCGCCAGTCGAGCCCCAATCCGTACGCCGTCGTCAGCCGGGGCGCCGTGCAGCTGCACTTCTTCGGGATGCGGAGGTACGAGCCCGCCGCGTCGTACAGCACGTGCGTCCTGCGCACCGACGACGTCGACGCCCTGCACGAGGCGTTCCGCGCCGGGTTGAAGGCGGCGTACGGGCGGGTGCCCACGCGGGGGCTGCCGCGCCTCGGGGCGCTGCGGACCGCCTCGCACGGGGTGCGGCAGTTCCTGATGACCGACCCCGGCGGCAACTGCGTGCGCGTCGCGCAGGACCTCGGCGGCGACCAGCACCACCGGCCCGCCCCGCCGGGGGCCGTGGCCCGCGCCCTGCACCAGGCGGCGCTGTTCGCCGACTCGCGGGAGGATCCGGCCGCCGCCGCCCGCGTCCTGGACCGGGTTCTGGACCGCGTGCCCGGCCCCGTGCCCGGCCGGACACGGGACGCGGCCGGCCCGGAGCCGTCCGGTACGGAGCCCGCCGGGCCGGAGCCGTCCGGTACGGAGCCCGCCGGCCCGGAGCCCGCCGATCCCGCCGCCCCGCGGCCCACCGCCGTGGAGCTGCTGCGCCTGCTCGTCCTGCGCGCCGACGTCGCCCGCCGCCTCGGGGACGAGCGCACCGCCGCCGATGCCCTCGCCCGCGCCCGGGCGGTCGCCCTGGACGGCGCCGGACGGCGCGAGGCCCGGGACGACCTCCGGCGGCTGCGGGAACTGGAAGAGGACTGA
- a CDS encoding glycoside hydrolase family 48 protein — MSPGPRTGHRRRLTTALAAILALPLGVGAADGAPAEARAAAAVQCSVDYKTSDWGSGYTAELTLTNRGTAPIDGWTLRYDQTGDQRLANGWSGVWSQTGKTVTVTHADWNKTVAAGQAVTTGAQFTYSGTNAAPTAFTVNGTLCAGAHQPPIAVLTSPEPGATYTAGDPVPLAATAAAADGATVSKVEFYDDTTLLGTDTTEPYTLTAGQLAAGSHSLYAKAYDSRGAAAESAPVGITVAAGPALVATPAQLAVRQGESAAFEVRLSTRPAADVTVAVARASGTTGLTAAPATLTFTPADWDTARKVTVTGAASGTGSAVFAVTAPGHTKAEVTATLLDGDSTYDARFLAMHAKITDPANGYFSPEGIPYHSVETLIVEAPDHGHETTSEAYSYLIWLQAMYGKVTGDWTKFNGAWDTMEKYMIPTRADQPTNDKYDASKPATYAPELDLPSQYPAPLDSGVAAGRDPIAGELRSTYGTSDVYGMHWLQDVDNVYGFGNEPGKCSAGPAAEGPSYINTFQRGSQESVWETVTHPTCDNFTYGGRNGYLDLFTGDASYAKQWKFTNAPDADARAVQAAYWADIWAKEQGKGSAVSGVVGKAAKMGDYLRYSFFDKYFKKAGNCVGPTTCPAGTGKDSAHYLMSWYYAWGGATDTSAGWAWRIGSSHAHSGYQNPLAAYALSEYAPLKPKSATGAQDWANSLDRQVEFYRWLQSDEGAIAGGATNSWQGRYATPPAGTPTFHGLFYDEKPVYHDPPSNQWFGFQAWSMERVAEYYHQSGDALAESVLDKWVDWALSETTVNPDGTFRFPSTLQWSGKPDTWNAAAPGPNAGLHVTVADYTNDVGVAGAYAKTLTYYAAKSGDAEAKRVAKALLDGMWQHHQDPLGIAVPETRADYNRFDDPVYVPSGWTGAMPNGDRIDSSSTFASIRSFYQDDPAWSKVEAYLKGGAAPVFTYHRFWAQADIALAMGAYAELLE, encoded by the coding sequence ATGTCACCAGGACCTCGTACGGGTCACCGCAGACGGCTGACCACCGCCCTCGCCGCGATCCTCGCCCTGCCGCTGGGCGTGGGCGCGGCCGACGGCGCCCCCGCCGAGGCACGGGCCGCCGCGGCCGTGCAGTGCAGCGTCGACTACAAGACCAGCGACTGGGGCTCCGGCTACACCGCCGAGCTCACCCTCACCAACCGGGGCACCGCCCCCATCGACGGCTGGACCCTCCGCTACGACCAGACCGGCGACCAGCGGCTGGCCAACGGCTGGAGCGGCGTCTGGTCCCAGACCGGCAAGACCGTCACCGTCACCCACGCCGACTGGAACAAGACCGTCGCCGCCGGCCAGGCCGTCACCACCGGCGCCCAGTTCACCTACAGCGGCACCAACGCCGCGCCCACCGCCTTCACCGTCAACGGCACCCTCTGCGCGGGCGCCCACCAGCCGCCCATCGCCGTGCTGACCAGCCCGGAGCCGGGCGCCACCTACACGGCCGGCGACCCGGTCCCGCTGGCCGCCACCGCGGCGGCCGCCGACGGAGCCACCGTCAGCAAGGTCGAGTTCTACGACGACACGACCCTGCTGGGCACCGACACGACCGAGCCCTACACCCTCACCGCCGGGCAACTGGCCGCGGGCAGCCACTCGCTGTACGCCAAGGCGTACGACAGCCGGGGCGCCGCCGCCGAGTCGGCGCCCGTCGGGATCACCGTCGCCGCCGGGCCCGCCCTCGTGGCGACCCCCGCCCAGCTGGCCGTACGCCAGGGCGAGTCGGCCGCGTTCGAGGTGAGGCTGTCCACCCGCCCGGCCGCGGACGTCACGGTCGCCGTCGCCCGCGCCTCGGGCACCACCGGGCTCACCGCCGCCCCGGCCACGCTCACCTTCACCCCGGCCGACTGGGACACCGCCCGGAAGGTGACCGTCACCGGCGCCGCCTCTGGCACCGGCTCGGCCGTCTTCGCCGTGACCGCCCCCGGCCACACGAAGGCCGAGGTCACCGCCACCCTGCTGGACGGCGACTCCACGTACGACGCCCGCTTCCTGGCCATGCACGCCAAGATCACCGACCCGGCGAACGGCTACTTCTCGCCGGAGGGCATCCCGTACCACTCGGTCGAGACGCTCATCGTCGAGGCGCCCGACCACGGCCACGAGACGACGTCCGAGGCGTACAGCTACCTGATCTGGCTCCAGGCCATGTACGGCAAGGTCACCGGCGACTGGACCAAGTTCAACGGCGCGTGGGACACCATGGAGAAGTACATGATCCCCACCCGCGCCGACCAGCCGACGAACGACAAGTACGACGCCTCCAAGCCGGCCACCTACGCCCCCGAGCTGGACCTGCCGTCGCAGTACCCGGCGCCCCTCGACTCCGGCGTCGCCGCGGGCCGCGACCCGATCGCCGGTGAGCTGAGGTCCACCTACGGCACCTCCGACGTGTACGGCATGCACTGGCTCCAGGACGTCGACAACGTCTACGGCTTCGGCAACGAGCCCGGGAAGTGCTCCGCCGGCCCGGCGGCCGAGGGCCCGTCGTACATCAACACCTTCCAGCGCGGCTCGCAGGAGTCCGTCTGGGAGACCGTCACCCACCCGACATGCGACAACTTCACCTACGGCGGACGCAACGGCTACCTGGACCTGTTCACCGGGGACGCCTCGTACGCCAAGCAGTGGAAGTTCACCAACGCCCCCGACGCCGACGCCCGCGCGGTGCAGGCCGCCTACTGGGCCGACATCTGGGCCAAGGAGCAGGGCAAGGGCTCCGCGGTCTCCGGCGTCGTCGGCAAGGCCGCCAAGATGGGCGACTACCTGCGGTACTCGTTCTTCGACAAGTACTTCAAGAAGGCCGGGAACTGCGTCGGCCCGACCACCTGCCCCGCCGGCACCGGCAAGGACAGCGCCCACTACCTGATGTCCTGGTACTACGCCTGGGGCGGCGCCACCGACACCTCCGCCGGCTGGGCCTGGCGCATCGGCTCCAGCCACGCCCACAGCGGCTACCAGAACCCGCTCGCCGCGTACGCGCTCAGCGAGTACGCCCCGCTCAAGCCCAAGTCGGCGACCGGCGCCCAGGACTGGGCGAACAGCCTGGACCGGCAGGTGGAGTTCTACCGCTGGCTCCAGTCCGACGAGGGCGCCATCGCGGGCGGCGCCACCAACAGCTGGCAGGGCCGCTACGCCACCCCGCCGGCCGGCACGCCCACCTTCCACGGCCTCTTCTACGACGAGAAGCCCGTCTACCACGACCCGCCGTCCAACCAGTGGTTCGGCTTCCAGGCGTGGTCCATGGAGCGCGTCGCCGAGTACTACCACCAGAGCGGCGACGCCCTCGCCGAGAGCGTCCTCGACAAGTGGGTCGACTGGGCCCTGTCGGAGACCACCGTCAACCCCGACGGCACCTTCCGCTTCCCGTCCACCCTCCAGTGGTCCGGCAAGCCCGACACGTGGAACGCCGCCGCGCCCGGCCCCAACGCCGGCCTGCACGTCACCGTCGCGGACTACACCAACGACGTCGGCGTGGCCGGCGCGTACGCCAAGACCCTGACGTACTACGCCGCCAAGTCCGGTGACGCGGAGGCCAAGCGGGTCGCCAAGGCGCTCCTCGACGGCATGTGGCAGCACCACCAGGACCCGCTGGGCATCGCCGTCCCGGAGACCCGCGCCGACTACAACCGCTTCGACGACCCGGTGTACGTGCCGAGCGGCTGGACCGGCGCCATGCCGAACGGCGACCGGATCGACTCCTCGTCCACCTTCGCCTCGATCCGCTCCTTCTACCAGGACGACCCGGCCTGGTCGAAGGTGGAGGCGTACCTGAAGGGCGGCGCCGCGCCGGTCTTCACGTACCACCGCTTCTGGGCGCAGGCGGACATCGCGCTCGCCATGGGCGCGTACGCGGAGCTCCTCGAATAG
- a CDS encoding LacI family DNA-binding transcriptional regulator: MAVNGRQGGRPTLEEVAARAGVGRGTVSRVINGSPRVSDRAKAAVSRAVAELGYVPNRAARALAGARTDAVALVIPETEARLFAEPYFLDIIRGVSAELADADKQLLLTLIRSSQERQRFEQYLAAQRVDGVLLVSVHADDPLPEVVRGLDIPAVLNGRRSEAEPVAYVDSDNVGAGRSAVAHLAEGGRRRIATITGPLDMYGARCRLDGYRQGLAAAGLTADERLVAAADFTEEGGRRAMRELLGRCPDLDAVFAASDVMAAGARMELREAGRRVPDDVALVGVDDSAVARHMDPPLTSVRQPIEEMGRVMARVLLQEIAGTATEPRQLVLPTRLVVRDSA; this comes from the coding sequence ATGGCGGTGAACGGACGGCAGGGGGGCAGGCCCACCCTGGAGGAGGTCGCGGCCCGGGCCGGCGTCGGGCGGGGCACGGTGTCCCGCGTGATCAACGGCTCGCCGCGGGTCAGCGACCGCGCGAAGGCCGCCGTCTCCCGCGCCGTCGCGGAGCTGGGCTACGTGCCCAACCGCGCAGCCCGCGCGCTGGCCGGCGCCCGTACGGACGCGGTGGCGCTGGTGATCCCGGAGACGGAGGCCCGGCTGTTCGCCGAGCCCTACTTCCTCGACATCATCCGCGGGGTGAGCGCCGAACTGGCCGACGCCGACAAGCAGCTGCTCCTCACGCTGATCCGGTCCAGCCAGGAGCGGCAGCGGTTCGAGCAGTACCTGGCGGCGCAGCGCGTCGACGGGGTGCTGCTCGTGTCGGTGCACGCCGACGACCCGCTGCCGGAGGTGGTGCGGGGGCTGGACATCCCCGCGGTGCTCAACGGCCGCCGCTCGGAGGCGGAGCCGGTGGCGTACGTCGACTCCGACAACGTGGGCGCGGGCCGCTCGGCGGTCGCGCACCTCGCGGAGGGCGGTCGCCGCCGGATCGCCACGATCACCGGCCCGCTGGACATGTACGGGGCGCGCTGCCGCCTCGACGGCTACCGCCAGGGCCTGGCGGCGGCGGGCCTGACGGCCGACGAACGGCTGGTCGCCGCCGCCGACTTCACCGAGGAGGGCGGCCGGCGGGCGATGCGCGAGCTGCTGGGGCGGTGCCCGGACCTGGACGCGGTGTTCGCGGCGTCGGACGTGATGGCGGCGGGCGCGCGGATGGAGCTGCGGGAGGCGGGGCGGCGGGTCCCCGACGACGTGGCGCTGGTCGGCGTGGACGACTCGGCGGTGGCCCGGCACATGGACCCGCCGCTGACGAGCGTGCGCCAGCCGATCGAGGAGATGGGCCGTGTGATGGCCCGCGTCCTGCTCCAGGAGATCGCCGGCACGGCGACGGAGCCGCGCCAGCTGGTGCTCCCCACGAGGCTGGTCGTCCGCGACTCGGCCTGA
- a CDS encoding TetR/AcrR family transcriptional regulator: MPAPITEEQNRLDREALLDAAERVFYERGIQAVGMDEVRAASGLPLKRIYRFYAAKEDLVVAVLRRRDLRWRGELTASVERVRDPRERVLAVFDWLAEWFARPGFRGCAWINAHGELGSSSPAVLAEVRAHKRAFHDQVAAWVGATGVPVADAVCLLAEGAIVTAGISGDPAPAGHARAAAATLLGTP; the protein is encoded by the coding sequence ATGCCGGCCCCGATCACCGAGGAGCAGAACCGCCTGGACCGCGAGGCGCTGCTCGACGCGGCCGAGCGGGTCTTCTACGAGCGGGGCATCCAGGCCGTCGGCATGGACGAGGTGCGCGCGGCGTCCGGACTGCCGCTGAAGCGGATCTACCGGTTCTACGCGGCGAAGGAGGACCTGGTCGTCGCGGTGCTGCGGCGGCGCGACCTGCGGTGGAGGGGGGAGCTGACCGCCTCGGTGGAGCGGGTGCGCGACCCTCGGGAGCGGGTGCTGGCGGTCTTCGACTGGCTCGCCGAGTGGTTCGCGCGGCCCGGCTTCCGGGGGTGCGCCTGGATCAACGCCCACGGGGAGCTCGGCTCCTCCTCCCCGGCGGTGCTGGCCGAGGTCCGGGCGCACAAGCGGGCCTTCCACGACCAGGTCGCCGCATGGGTCGGCGCCACCGGGGTGCCGGTGGCCGACGCGGTCTGCCTCCTCGCCGAGGGGGCGATCGTGACGGCGGGCATCAGCGGGGACCCGGCCCCGGCCGGCCACGCCCGCGCGGCCGCCGCGACCCTGCTCGGGACACCCTGA
- a CDS encoding glycoside hydrolase family 6 protein has product MSRTSTTQSPPRRRTALLAASTLLLTAGATATVLSPSAGAAAPGCTVDYKVTNEWSSGFGANVTVTNTGDPVSGWTLEWSFGGNQQVTQHWNAGITQSGAAVTAKNVSWNGSLATGASASFGFNASHSGTNAVPAVFKLNGVTCNGGTGPTDPPTDPPPVGSRVDNPYAGAKVYVNPEWSAKAAAEPGGTKVSDQPTGVWLDRIAAIEGVNGGMGLRDHLDEALRQKGSGELAIQLVIYNLPGRDCAALASNGELGPTEIGRYKTEYIDPIAQILADPKYAGLRIVTTVEIDSLPNLVTNVTPRPTATPNCDVMKANGNYVKGVGYALAKLGAVKNVYNYVDAGHHGWLGWDDNFGASAQIFKQAATAEGSTVANVHGFIVNTANYSALKEDHFTINDTVNGQSVRTSKWVDWNRYTDELSYAQAMRNELVRIGFDSKLGMLIDTSRNGWGGTARPTGPGATTSVDTYVDGGRYDRRIHLGNWCNQAGAGLGERPQAAPEPGIDAYVWMKPPGESDGSSKAIPNDEGKGFDRMCDPTYTGNPRNNNNMSGALPDAPVAGHWFSAQFQELLKNAHPAL; this is encoded by the coding sequence ATGAGCCGCACCAGCACCACCCAGTCACCTCCCCGCCGCAGAACAGCCCTGCTGGCCGCCTCCACCCTGCTCCTCACCGCCGGCGCCACCGCGACCGTGCTGTCCCCGTCCGCCGGCGCCGCCGCCCCGGGCTGCACGGTCGACTACAAGGTCACCAACGAGTGGAGCAGCGGCTTCGGCGCCAACGTCACCGTCACCAACACCGGCGACCCCGTCAGCGGTTGGACGCTGGAGTGGTCCTTCGGCGGCAACCAGCAGGTGACGCAGCACTGGAACGCCGGGATCACGCAGTCCGGCGCGGCCGTCACCGCGAAGAACGTCTCGTGGAACGGCTCCCTGGCGACCGGCGCGTCCGCGTCGTTCGGCTTCAACGCCTCGCACAGCGGGACGAACGCGGTGCCGGCCGTCTTCAAGCTCAACGGCGTGACCTGCAACGGCGGCACCGGGCCGACCGACCCGCCCACCGACCCGCCGCCGGTCGGCAGCCGCGTCGACAACCCCTACGCGGGCGCCAAGGTCTACGTGAACCCGGAGTGGTCGGCGAAGGCCGCCGCCGAGCCGGGCGGCACGAAGGTCTCCGACCAGCCGACCGGCGTCTGGCTGGACCGGATCGCCGCCATCGAGGGCGTCAACGGCGGCATGGGGCTGCGCGACCACCTCGACGAGGCCCTGCGCCAGAAGGGCAGCGGCGAGCTCGCGATCCAGCTCGTGATCTACAACCTGCCGGGCCGCGACTGCGCCGCCCTCGCCTCCAACGGCGAGCTGGGCCCGACGGAGATCGGCCGGTACAAGACCGAGTACATCGACCCGATCGCGCAGATCCTCGCCGACCCGAAGTACGCCGGCCTGCGGATCGTCACGACCGTCGAGATCGACAGCCTGCCGAACCTGGTCACGAACGTCACCCCGCGCCCGACCGCCACGCCCAACTGCGACGTCATGAAGGCGAACGGCAACTACGTCAAGGGCGTCGGGTACGCGCTGGCCAAGCTCGGCGCGGTGAAGAACGTCTACAACTACGTGGACGCCGGGCACCACGGCTGGCTCGGCTGGGACGACAACTTCGGCGCGTCCGCCCAGATCTTCAAGCAGGCGGCGACGGCGGAGGGCTCGACCGTCGCCAACGTGCACGGCTTCATCGTCAACACGGCCAACTACAGCGCCCTGAAGGAGGACCACTTCACGATCAACGACACGGTCAACGGCCAGTCGGTGCGCACCTCGAAGTGGGTCGACTGGAACCGCTACACCGACGAGCTGTCGTACGCCCAGGCCATGCGCAACGAGCTGGTCCGCATCGGCTTCGACAGCAAGCTCGGCATGCTGATCGACACCTCCCGCAACGGCTGGGGCGGCACCGCCCGGCCCACCGGACCGGGCGCGACGACCAGCGTCGACACGTACGTCGACGGCGGGCGCTACGACCGCCGCATCCACCTCGGCAACTGGTGCAACCAGGCCGGCGCGGGCCTCGGCGAGCGGCCGCAGGCCGCCCCGGAGCCGGGCATCGACGCCTACGTGTGGATGAAGCCCCCGGGCGAGTCGGACGGGTCGAGCAAGGCCATCCCGAACGACGAGGGCAAGGGCTTCGACCGGATGTGCGACCCGACCTACACGGGCAACCCCCGCAACAACAACAACATGTCGGGCGCCCTCCCGGACGCCCCCGTCGCGGGCCACTGGTTCTCGGCCCAGTTCCAGGAGCTGCTGAAGAACGCCCACCCGGCGCTCTGA
- a CDS encoding rhamnogalacturonan lyase, which yields MQHRRRRTARHALGAAALAGTLAGAAALALTGPPAGASEAAPGAAQHGARTAQAPGGTGSSPGRTARAAARQVERLDRGLVSVHTGTGNLVSWRWLGTDPDSVAFNLYRGGTKVNAAPITGSTNHFHAGAPAHADYTVRAVVGGAEQGDSPHAVQFRAGYRDVPLSPPAGGTTPDGVAYTYEANDASVGDLDGDGDLDFVLKWQPTNAKDNSQRGHTGNTVVDGITLEGTRLWRIDLGRNIRSGAHYTQFQVYDYDGDGRAEVAMKTADGTRDGAGRVIGSASADHRNASGYVLAGPEYLTMFDGRTGAALGTTDYVPARGSVASWGDSYGNRVDRFLAGTAYLDGARPSLITARGYYTRSVIAAWDWRDGRFTRRWTFDTDSSTNAGKGYDGQGSHSLSVGDVDGDGRDEVVYGSMAVDDDGRGLWTTRTGHGDAQHLGDFDPGRPGLEYFKVSESSGQPAELYVDPATGAIRWKLAACCDNGRGVAGDVWAGNDGAEVWSTSGGSIRDEAGAVKGRRPSAVNFLAWWDGDTTRELLDGTRVDKYGPNGDTRLLTGAGVASNNGTKATPALSGDILGDWREEVVWRTSDNRALRIYSTPHATDTRITTLLHDTMYRTGLAWQNTGYNQPAHPSFPIGSGMRPAPRPAVTAP from the coding sequence GTGCAGCACAGGCGCAGAAGGACCGCCCGCCACGCCCTCGGGGCCGCCGCCCTCGCCGGGACGCTCGCCGGGGCCGCCGCGCTCGCCCTCACCGGACCGCCCGCCGGCGCCTCGGAGGCCGCCCCCGGCGCGGCGCAGCACGGCGCCCGCACCGCGCAGGCGCCCGGCGGGACCGGATCGTCCCCCGGCCGCACCGCGCGGGCCGCCGCCCGGCAGGTCGAGCGGCTGGACCGGGGGCTGGTCAGCGTCCACACCGGCACCGGCAACCTGGTGAGCTGGCGCTGGCTGGGCACCGACCCCGACAGTGTGGCCTTCAACCTCTACCGGGGCGGCACCAAGGTGAACGCCGCGCCCATCACCGGCTCCACGAACCACTTCCACGCCGGCGCCCCCGCCCACGCCGACTACACCGTCCGGGCCGTCGTCGGCGGCGCCGAGCAGGGCGACTCCCCGCACGCCGTCCAGTTCCGCGCCGGGTACCGGGACGTGCCGCTCTCGCCGCCCGCCGGGGGCACCACACCGGACGGGGTGGCGTACACGTACGAGGCCAACGACGCCTCCGTCGGCGACCTCGACGGTGACGGCGACCTCGACTTCGTCCTCAAGTGGCAGCCCACCAACGCCAAGGACAACTCCCAGCGCGGCCACACGGGGAACACCGTCGTGGACGGGATCACCCTGGAGGGCACCCGGCTGTGGCGGATCGACCTCGGGCGCAACATCCGCTCCGGGGCGCACTACACGCAGTTCCAGGTGTACGACTACGACGGCGACGGCCGCGCCGAGGTCGCCATGAAGACCGCCGACGGCACCAGGGACGGCGCGGGGCGCGTCATCGGCAGCGCGTCCGCCGACCACCGCAACGCGAGCGGCTACGTGCTGGCCGGGCCCGAGTACCTGACCATGTTCGACGGGCGCACCGGCGCCGCGCTCGGCACCACGGACTACGTGCCCGCCCGCGGCAGCGTCGCCTCCTGGGGCGACTCGTACGGCAACCGCGTCGACCGGTTCCTCGCCGGCACCGCGTACCTGGACGGGGCGCGGCCGTCGCTGATCACGGCGCGGGGCTACTACACGCGCAGCGTCATCGCCGCCTGGGACTGGCGCGACGGCCGGTTCACCCGGCGGTGGACGTTCGACACCGACTCCTCCACCAACGCCGGGAAGGGCTACGACGGGCAGGGCTCGCACAGCCTGTCCGTCGGCGATGTCGACGGCGACGGACGCGACGAGGTGGTGTACGGCTCCATGGCCGTCGACGACGACGGCCGCGGCCTGTGGACGACCCGCACCGGGCACGGCGACGCCCAGCACCTCGGCGATTTCGATCCGGGCAGGCCGGGCCTGGAGTACTTCAAGGTGTCGGAGTCGAGCGGCCAGCCCGCCGAGCTGTACGTCGACCCGGCCACCGGGGCGATCCGCTGGAAGCTCGCGGCCTGCTGCGACAACGGCCGCGGCGTCGCCGGGGACGTCTGGGCCGGCAACGACGGCGCCGAGGTGTGGTCCACCTCCGGCGGGAGCATCCGCGACGAGGCGGGCGCGGTGAAGGGGCGCCGCCCCTCGGCGGTCAACTTCCTCGCCTGGTGGGACGGCGACACGACCCGTGAACTGCTCGACGGCACCCGTGTCGACAAGTACGGCCCGAACGGCGACACGCGGCTGCTGACCGGGGCGGGCGTGGCGTCCAACAACGGCACGAAGGCCACCCCGGCGCTCTCCGGCGACATCCTCGGCGACTGGCGCGAGGAGGTGGTGTGGCGCACGTCGGACAACCGGGCGCTGCGGATCTACTCGACCCCGCACGCGACGGACACCCGGATCACGACGCTGCTGCACGACACCATGTACCGGACGGGCCTGGCCTGGCAGAACACCGGCTACAACCAGCCCGCGCACCCGAGCTTCCCCATCGGGTCCGGGATGCGCCCCGCACCGCGTCCGGCGGTCACGGCACCGTAG